From Magnetofaba australis IT-1:
GACGCTTCATCTGACTCTTCCAACGATTCGCGTAGCTCTGTGCTGGCGGCCTGTGCGCTGGGAATATCCATGCCGTTGACTGCGTCCAGCAGCGGTTTCAGCCGCGCGCCCAGCATTGCGCCATAATTACGTTCGATGTTGGCGACCACCTCCAGCATACGCAAATTTTGTTCAGCCAGCAGCAGATCCAGTTCATCCAGATCGGCGCGCAAGGCGTCGGCGTCCAATTCCGTAGCGCTGTCGCTGGTTTCTGCTTGGGGCTCGGCCAGCTGCGTATGGATCTGCTCGATTACTTCCAAGGCTTGGGACGCGGCCTCATTCAGTTGGGTCTGCATGGGCTCAAGCGCGTCCCCTGAGGCCAACTCCGCTTCACAGTGACGCGCCAATGCCGACAGCGTCACCGCGCCCAGGGTTCCTGCAAGACCTTTCAGGGCGTGCAAGTGGCGGCCAAAGGCGTCGCGATCCTTCTCGTTGATTGCGCTTTCCAGCCGCGAGAGCAGAACCGGCAGGTCGCGTTGGAAGCCCGCGATGGCGATGAGATAGGCGCGCGCGCGATTGTTGAAACGCGCCATGGCGCCTGGATAATCAAAGCCGGGAAAATTTTGCGCCGCCTCTTGGCGCGTTGAGGGTGGGGGCGCCCTCTCCCCCACCACGGTGCGGCCGCAGCATGTGAGGATCTTCGCCACCACTTCGCGCACGTCAAACGGTTTGCCCACATGGTCGTTCATCTGCGCGGCCAAACACGCTTCGCGGTCGGAGCTGAGCGCATTGGCGGTCATCGCCAGAATCGGCAGCTGCTGGGGCGTAAAGCGCTCGCGCAGGATGCGCGTGGCTTCAAAGCCGTCCATCACCGACATCTGAATGTCCATCAGCACGGCGTCAAACAGCGGCTCCGCCGCCATGGCCAGACGCACGCCCTCGGCGCCGTTATCGGCCACCACCACCTCGGCGCCTTGAATCGAGAGCAGCTCCTGGGCCACCTGTTGGTTGGTGGGGTTGTCCTCCACCACCAGCAGATTCATGCCGTGGAGCGGTGTCTGTGGCTGCAGGTCCATCTTCTTCAGATCGGGATTCGTTTGCCTGCCTGCCGTGAGAATGGCTTCGCGCAGCATCTCATGGGTGACGGGTTTGGTGAGGAATCCGTTAAACAGTCCGCCGGGGGACTCTTCATGTTGTTGCAGCACCATTTCGCGCCCATAGGCGGTGATCAGGATGAAGATCAACGAGGAGCCGCTGGGGCAGTTGTTGCGGATGTAGCGGGCGGTCTCCCACCCATCCATGCCGGGCATTTTCCAGTCCAGCAGCACCAGGTCGTAGGGTAGCGGCGCGCCATCATCGCACGCGAGCAGTTTGATCGCTTCGTGACCGCTCTGGGCCACATGCGCCTGCCCGCCCAGGTCCACCACCATGCGCGCCAACACATCGCGGGAGATCTCGCTGTCGTCCACAATCAGGGCGCGCAGCGGGGCCCCTTTGGAGCCGAGTTTGGGCGCGGCGCGCTGCTGCTCGGGCATGGCGTTGGCCAGCGGCAGGGTGAGGGTAAAGAAGAAGCGGCTGCCTTTGCCCTCTTCGCTGATCACTTGCAGCTCGCCGCCCATTAACTCCACCAGGCGACGACTGATGGCCAGACCCAGCCCGGTGCCGCCAAAGCGGCGCGTGGTGGAGGCTTCCGCCTGGGAGAAGCCTTCGAAGATCAACGACAGTTTTTCGTCGGAGATGCCGATGCCAGTGTCGCTGACGCTGAACTCCAGGGTGACTTCCTGTGCGGTGCTCTCCAGCAGAGTCAACGCAACGGTGACGCTGCCTTTGGGGGTGAACTTCACCGCATTACTGGTGAGGTTGATCAACACCTGTTGCAGACGCAGGGCGTCGCCCGACAGCATGGTGGGCATGGCGCCGTCGATATCGAACAGAATCTCCACATCCTTATCGCTCACCGTGGTGGAGAGGAGCGAGGCCAAGGTGTGGAATAGTTCGGCCAGATCGAATGGCGCGGTCTCCAGCTCCATGCGATTGGCTTCGATCTTGGAGTAGTCGAGAATGTCGTTGAGAATGCCCAGCAGGGAACGGGCCGCCACCTCGGCCTTTTCGATATAATCCTTCTGCCGGTCATCCAACAGGGTGTGGTGGGTCAGTTGCAGCAAGCCGAGCACCGCGTTCATGGGGGTGCGGATTTCATGGCTCATGTTGGCCAGGAACTGGCTTTTGGCGATATTGGCGGCGTCGGCGTTATGCCGCGCCTGAATCAACTCTTCCTGGACCTGTTTGGCTTCAGTGATGTCGAGAATTTGCGCCACAAAGTGGATGGGAGAGCCATCGCTGGAGCGCACCAGAGAGACACTGAGAAGAATCCACACCAACCCGCCGTTCTTGTGGATGTAGCGCTTCTCCATCTGGTAGCTGTTGATCTGACCGGCCAGCAACGCCTGGACGTATTGCAGGTCCGCTTCCAGATCATCGGGATAGGTGATGGTTTGAAAGTCAGTCGCTAGCAGCTCTTTTTCGCTATAGCCGATGATTTCGCACAGCGCCTGATTGACCTTGAGCCAACGCCCCTCCAGGGAGACCAGCGCCATGCCATGGGGCGCGGTTTCGAACGCGCTGCGGAAGCGCAATTCGCTCTCGACCAGGGCCTCTTCGGCGGCGTGCTCGGCGGTGATGTCGCGGTTGATGCCCACCATGCGCACCGGGTGGCCTTGATCGTCGCGCTCCACAATGGCCGCCATATGGATGTGGCGCAAACTCCCGTCGGGCAGGGTGATGCGAAAGGCGCTGTCGAGCAGCTTGTCGCCGTCCATGGCGGCTTTGATATCGTGGTTCAGGCGCGCCAGATCCTCCTCGTGGAAACGGCTGCGCCAGAAGGTAAGCGAGGGCTGAGAGATCCACAGGCTTTTGGGCGCCTGATAGAGCTCGAACATGCGTTTGTTCCACTCCAGATCATCGGTTTTGAGATCCCACGTCCAGATGCCTAAAGAGAGCGCATTGGCGGCCAGCTCAAAGCGTTCGGTAAGAGAGCGCAAGCGCGCCTCTTTGCGTTTGGCGTCGGTGAGATCGAAGAACTGGGCGATCAGATGGTCTTCGCCATTGAGGGTGGCGGGCAGCAGCAGGCTCTCGGCCCACACCTCGCGCCCAAACGAAGTGGTCAGACGGATCTCATGTTTGCGCGGGGCGCGTTCGCGCAGCGCCTCCACCGCCGCGTCCAGCAAGCCGGAGTTGCGCCAGGAGGGAATCAGGCGGAAATTCTGTTTGAGCAGGCGCTCCACCGGCGCGCCGACCATCTTGGCCATGCTTTCATTGACCATGACGCACTCGCCGCTGGCGCGGTAGACCCCTTTGGCCACCGGCGATTGCAGCAGCAGGGTGCGGCTGAACTCCAAACTCTCCTGCAGCCGCGCTTCGGACTGCTTGCGCCCGGAGATGTCCCGCGCAGAGGCATAGAGGAGTTGACGCTCGCCCAGACGGATCCCTTTGGCGCTGATTTCAACATCGAACTCCACGCCATCTTTGCGGCGGTGACGGGTCTCGAAGGTGCGAGCGCCCTTGAGCAGGGCTTGCAGCGCATGCACCAGGTCTTCTGCAGAGAGTTGCGCCTCCCAGTCACGTACGTTCAGCTGTTTGACCTCATCGGGGGAGTAGCCGAGCATTTGGGCAAAGGTCTGGCTGAACTCCACCACATTGCCGGTTTCATCCAGAATGTGGATGCCGTCGCTGGCGGTGTCGAGCAGGGTCTTCATGCGGTCGGAGGCGTCGCGCAGCGCCAATTCGGTTTGACGTTGATCGGTTATGTCGCGGAATACGCCGGTGATGCGGTGGGATCCCTGAGCCTCTCTCTGATCAACGAAGGCGGCGCCTTGAATCCAATGGGTCTCGCCATTGGCGTCGGTGGTGCGAAAGGATATATCAACGCTCTCGCCCCCCACAAACCGCGTGTGCATCAGTTGCTTCACATGATCGTGGTCGCTGGCGTGTACGCGGGTGAACCACACATCCCCTTGCAGGGGCGTGTGTGCGGATTCTGCGGGTAGGCCAAACATCTTGCAGGCGCGTTGATCCCCCTGCAGCAGATTGCGTTGAGGCTCCCACACCCAGATCCCCAGCCCGGATAGGGAGGTGGCCAGCTCCAGGCGCTTGAACGTGGTCCACTGGGCATCCTGCCCTCTTTGTCTTCGTCGCATGACCCAAGCCGCCAGAGCGCCCGCCAGCAGCGCAATCATCGCTTCCAGCGCAATGCGCAAAGGGCTGAACCAACCGCGCTGAGGAACCACGCTGAGGAACCATTGGCCGTTGGGCACGCTGATGGTCTGGGTGATGGGATCGGCGGCCATGGGGGTTTGCGATTGCGCAAACACATGGCGTGCGCCGGTATTGGGGTGGTTGCGCCATAGCTGATAGCTGTAGCCTGTGGCTTCAATTTCGGCAAAACGCAGGTGGCGAGTGACATCCTCCAGGCGAATCAGTACCGAGGTGAAGCCCCAGAAGTCGTCGGCGCGATCCTTCAGAAACACCGGTTGGCGTCCGATCACGGCCACGCCGCCCTGGATCAGCGTAAACGGCCCCGCCAGCGTCATGGAACGGGTCTCAATTGCGCTTAAGGCTTCCTTATTGCGGTTTTTGTCACTGAGCAGGTCGTGGCCGATGGCTTTCTCATTGCCCGCCAACGGCACGATGTGGCGCACCACGCCCGCCGGGGCCAGTTGCAGGGAGCTGATGGTGGGGTTGATGCGCAGGATCTCTTGCGCCACCTCGTCAAAATCGGCGATGTGGCCATCGCCTTGGCGCACCAGCGCAGCCAGCGCTTTGGCGGAAAACAGATCGCGCGTGAGCTGTTGATTGATCTGACTGGTCATGTGATGGGCCAGCAGCGTGGCGCGCTCCCGCTTCTCCAGCCACACCGCCTTTTCGTTGAAAAGCGCCAGCAGAAGGCAGATGACCATCACCACAATCGCCGCAATAAAGGGCAGGCCTGTGCGGCGTGGGGCGGCGGTCTGGACGAGAGGGGATTCCATGACCTGCTGACTCCTCTGGCGAAGATGGGCGGTGGAGCCATTGATATTCTCAGAGCGGACTCGGCGCTAGGTTAACCAGTATATAACATTTATAAGCTGATTACCGGGGTTCGACAAGCACGACGTTCTGAGTTTTGCAGTGAATACGGGGGGTTGATCAATCAGTCTGAAATCTTGCGCCGCCTCTGTTGCGGCGAGCCCTGTTTGCGCGCCAGCCGCGTTTCGCGAAGAAGCTTTCTGGGCGCAGCAGAAAGGCCTGACGCGAGGCGTCAGGCCCGAATAAGAGAGGTGAAACCGTGTGCCCGAGTTACACCGCCAGGGTGTTGCCGGTGATGTACTCTTCCAGATGTTGAATGGTGAAGGCCTGGTCGCCAATGAGGCGGTGCACCACGTCGCCGATGGAGATCACCCCCACCAGCTTGCCCTCATCCAGCACCGGCAGGTGGCGGAAACGCTTGTGGGTCATCAGCGCCATGCACTCCTGCACCGAGGCGTCAGGGCTGACGCAGGCGATCTCGGCGCTCATCATGTCGCGCACCGGAGTCTCCTTGGAGGCGCGTCCTTGCAGAATCCCTTTGCGGGCATAGTCACGCTCGGAGAATGTGCCGATCAGTTGGCCCTCCT
This genomic window contains:
- a CDS encoding PAS domain S-box protein, whose translation is MESPLVQTAAPRRTGLPFIAAIVVMVICLLLALFNEKAVWLEKRERATLLAHHMTSQINQQLTRDLFSAKALAALVRQGDGHIADFDEVAQEILRINPTISSLQLAPAGVVRHIVPLAGNEKAIGHDLLSDKNRNKEALSAIETRSMTLAGPFTLIQGGVAVIGRQPVFLKDRADDFWGFTSVLIRLEDVTRHLRFAEIEATGYSYQLWRNHPNTGARHVFAQSQTPMAADPITQTISVPNGQWFLSVVPQRGWFSPLRIALEAMIALLAGALAAWVMRRRQRGQDAQWTTFKRLELATSLSGLGIWVWEPQRNLLQGDQRACKMFGLPAESAHTPLQGDVWFTRVHASDHDHVKQLMHTRFVGGESVDISFRTTDANGETHWIQGAAFVDQREAQGSHRITGVFRDITDQRQTELALRDASDRMKTLLDTASDGIHILDETGNVVEFSQTFAQMLGYSPDEVKQLNVRDWEAQLSAEDLVHALQALLKGARTFETRHRRKDGVEFDVEISAKGIRLGERQLLYASARDISGRKQSEARLQESLEFSRTLLLQSPVAKGVYRASGECVMVNESMAKMVGAPVERLLKQNFRLIPSWRNSGLLDAAVEALRERAPRKHEIRLTTSFGREVWAESLLLPATLNGEDHLIAQFFDLTDAKRKEARLRSLTERFELAANALSLGIWTWDLKTDDLEWNKRMFELYQAPKSLWISQPSLTFWRSRFHEEDLARLNHDIKAAMDGDKLLDSAFRITLPDGSLRHIHMAAIVERDDQGHPVRMVGINRDITAEHAAEEALVESELRFRSAFETAPHGMALVSLEGRWLKVNQALCEIIGYSEKELLATDFQTITYPDDLEADLQYVQALLAGQINSYQMEKRYIHKNGGLVWILLSVSLVRSSDGSPIHFVAQILDITEAKQVQEELIQARHNADAANIAKSQFLANMSHEIRTPMNAVLGLLQLTHHTLLDDRQKDYIEKAEVAARSLLGILNDILDYSKIEANRMELETAPFDLAELFHTLASLLSTTVSDKDVEILFDIDGAMPTMLSGDALRLQQVLINLTSNAVKFTPKGSVTVALTLLESTAQEVTLEFSVSDTGIGISDEKLSLIFEGFSQAEASTTRRFGGTGLGLAISRRLVELMGGELQVISEEGKGSRFFFTLTLPLANAMPEQQRAAPKLGSKGAPLRALIVDDSEISRDVLARMVVDLGGQAHVAQSGHEAIKLLACDDGAPLPYDLVLLDWKMPGMDGWETARYIRNNCPSGSSLIFILITAYGREMVLQQHEESPGGLFNGFLTKPVTHEMLREAILTAGRQTNPDLKKMDLQPQTPLHGMNLLVVEDNPTNQQVAQELLSIQGAEVVVADNGAEGVRLAMAAEPLFDAVLMDIQMSVMDGFEATRILRERFTPQQLPILAMTANALSSDREACLAAQMNDHVGKPFDVREVVAKILTCCGRTVVGERAPPPSTRQEAAQNFPGFDYPGAMARFNNRARAYLIAIAGFQRDLPVLLSRLESAINEKDRDAFGRHLHALKGLAGTLGAVTLSALARHCEAELASGDALEPMQTQLNEAASQALEVIEQIHTQLAEPQAETSDSATELDADALRADLDELDLLLAEQNLRMLEVVANIERNYGAMLGARLKPLLDAVNGMDIPSAQAASTELRESLEESDEASHDKSE
- a CDS encoding CBS domain-containing protein gives rise to the protein MSTVKQILSSKMSNQLAVIAPTASVFDALVIMSERNIGALLVLEEGQLIGTFSERDYARKGILQGRASKETPVRDMMSAEIACVSPDASVQECMALMTHKRFRHLPVLDEGKLVGVISIGDVVHRLIGDQAFTIQHLEEYITGNTLAV